Proteins from one Mycobacterium adipatum genomic window:
- the fmdA gene encoding formamidase encodes MPDVIFPVDQSKPFREQQLVGHNRWHPDIPAVATVKSGDSFRVESKEWFDGTIVNSDDANDIRDCDLSMVHQLSGPFAVEGAQPGDLLVVDILDVGPVPQQSGPVAGQGWGYTGIFAKDNGGGFLTDWFPAAYKAIWDFTGQKATSRHVPGVEFTGLIHPGLMGTAPSADLLAKWNHREAQLIATDPDRVPPLALPPLPSNAVLGSLTGADYERAAAEAARTAPPRENGGNQDIKNLSKGSRIFYPVFVDGANLSLGDLHFSQGDGEITFCGAIEMGGYIDLRVEIIKGGMETYGVTTNPIFMPGIVEPRYSEFLTFVGFSVDRNGTQHYLDTTLAYQNACLNAIEYLSKFGWTKEQAYLILGAAPVEGRMSGVVDVPNSCATLYIPTAIFDIDVRPSSTPPQRIDRGQCAVSN; translated from the coding sequence ATGCCTGATGTGATCTTTCCCGTCGACCAGAGCAAGCCGTTCCGGGAGCAGCAACTGGTCGGCCACAACCGGTGGCATCCCGATATCCCAGCCGTGGCCACGGTGAAGTCCGGCGACAGCTTCCGTGTGGAGTCCAAGGAATGGTTCGACGGCACCATCGTCAACTCCGACGATGCCAACGATATCCGCGACTGCGACCTGTCCATGGTGCACCAGCTTTCGGGGCCGTTCGCGGTCGAGGGCGCCCAGCCCGGTGACCTGCTGGTCGTCGACATCCTCGACGTCGGGCCGGTGCCACAGCAAAGCGGTCCCGTGGCCGGGCAGGGGTGGGGTTACACCGGGATCTTCGCCAAGGACAACGGCGGTGGTTTCCTCACCGATTGGTTCCCCGCCGCCTACAAGGCGATCTGGGATTTCACCGGCCAGAAGGCCACCAGTAGGCATGTGCCGGGGGTGGAGTTCACCGGGCTCATCCACCCTGGCCTGATGGGCACCGCGCCCAGTGCGGACCTGTTGGCAAAATGGAATCACCGCGAAGCCCAGCTCATCGCCACCGATCCCGACCGGGTACCGCCGCTCGCGCTGCCGCCGCTGCCGTCCAATGCGGTGCTGGGCAGCCTCACCGGAGCCGACTACGAGCGTGCCGCGGCCGAGGCGGCCCGCACGGCCCCGCCGCGGGAGAACGGTGGCAACCAGGACATCAAGAACCTCTCCAAGGGCAGCCGGATCTTCTACCCGGTGTTCGTGGACGGCGCCAATCTGTCGCTGGGCGACCTGCACTTCTCTCAAGGCGACGGCGAGATCACCTTCTGTGGCGCCATCGAGATGGGCGGCTATATCGATCTGCGCGTGGAGATCATCAAGGGCGGGATGGAGACCTACGGTGTCACCACCAATCCGATCTTCATGCCGGGGATCGTGGAACCGCGTTACTCGGAGTTCCTCACCTTCGTCGGGTTCTCGGTAGACCGCAACGGCACTCAGCACTACCTCGACACCACGCTGGCGTACCAGAATGCCTGCCTCAACGCCATCGAGTACCTGTCGAAATTCGGCTGGACCAAGGAGCAGGCCTACCTGATCCTGGGTGCCGCGCCGGTGGAGGGCAGGATGTCCGGCGTCGTCGATGTCCCCAATTCATGTGCGACGCTGTATATTCCGACCGCCATCTTCGATATCGATGTGCGCCCGTCCAGCACGCCCCCGCAGCGGATCGACCGCGGGCAGTGCGCGGTGAGCAACTGA
- a CDS encoding MarR family winged helix-turn-helix transcriptional regulator, translated as MDDLVEVLTLLRRAAIVTAGIDAALAGTELTVDRWRALHFVHHNPGCSMSDIVEALAVPSTSATRIIDGLVDLGAVYRAMSQQDRRRTVLRSSSHGAELLRTAESAITPMVFLQDGDPTPI; from the coding sequence ATGGACGACCTCGTCGAGGTGCTCACGCTGCTCCGTCGCGCCGCCATCGTGACCGCCGGAATCGACGCCGCGCTGGCCGGCACCGAGCTCACCGTGGACCGCTGGCGGGCGCTGCATTTCGTGCATCACAATCCGGGGTGTTCCATGTCGGACATCGTCGAGGCCCTCGCGGTGCCGTCCACCTCGGCCACCAGGATCATCGACGGGCTCGTCGACCTCGGCGCCGTCTACCGCGCCATGTCGCAGCAGGACCGCCGCCGAACCGTTCTGCGATCGTCGTCGCATGGCGCCGAGCTCCTCCGAACCGCGGAATCCGCAATCACCCCAATGGTTTTCCTTCAGGACGGCGACCCCACACCAATCTAG
- a CDS encoding substrate-binding domain-containing protein, whose translation MTDAGVAAEHRRQDPSEFRVALALPRQGPAGIFGLECRAAAELAAAEIDAAGGVAGRRVQFVHVDAGGDPAAVATTIGDLVTAGAVDAVTGWHLSNARQAIAKVVEGRIPYVYAAAYEGGETSDGVLCSGEVPGDQIIASLRWLRTELRLRRWFIVGNDYVWPRGSAMATRAGLEGSDIAILGERFVPLGFDGPVGWEDILVDIEAADPDGVITLLVGSDAVRFNRAFADAGLDATVTRFSPFTDETVMLASGSASTRNLFISAGWFAGLASASAAEFSTGFARSFDLFNGTGPAGVSVAPQPGTMAETTYSGMHLLAGIATTSVPTVEDARRAFDGWGWDSPHGPVDLRRGAARHPVHLAVARGVELRVIARVR comes from the coding sequence ATGACAGATGCCGGCGTAGCCGCGGAACACCGCCGCCAGGACCCCTCGGAATTCCGGGTGGCGCTGGCGCTCCCTCGGCAGGGACCGGCGGGGATCTTCGGGCTGGAGTGTCGCGCGGCCGCCGAGTTGGCCGCCGCCGAGATCGACGCGGCAGGTGGGGTCGCCGGTCGCCGGGTGCAGTTCGTGCACGTCGATGCCGGCGGCGATCCGGCCGCGGTGGCCACCACGATCGGGGACCTGGTGACCGCCGGCGCCGTCGACGCCGTCACCGGGTGGCACCTGTCCAATGCCCGCCAGGCGATCGCCAAGGTCGTCGAGGGTCGCATCCCCTACGTGTACGCCGCCGCATACGAGGGTGGTGAGACCAGCGACGGTGTGCTCTGCAGCGGGGAGGTTCCCGGTGACCAGATCATCGCCTCGCTGCGCTGGCTACGCACCGAGCTGCGGTTGCGCCGGTGGTTCATCGTCGGCAACGACTACGTGTGGCCACGTGGCTCGGCGATGGCCACCCGCGCCGGACTGGAGGGTTCTGACATCGCCATCCTGGGGGAGCGGTTCGTGCCGCTGGGCTTCGACGGTCCGGTGGGCTGGGAGGACATCCTGGTCGATATCGAAGCCGCCGATCCGGATGGCGTCATCACACTGCTGGTGGGCTCGGACGCCGTTCGGTTCAACAGGGCATTCGCCGACGCCGGCCTGGATGCCACGGTGACGCGTTTCAGCCCGTTCACCGACGAGACCGTCATGCTGGCCAGCGGCAGTGCGTCGACCAGGAACCTGTTCATCTCGGCCGGCTGGTTCGCCGGCCTCGCCTCGGCGTCGGCCGCGGAGTTCAGCACCGGTTTTGCCCGGTCGTTCGACCTGTTCAACGGGACCGGCCCGGCCGGGGTGTCGGTAGCCCCGCAGCCGGGGACGATGGCCGAGACGACATACTCCGGCATGCATCTGCTCGCGGGTATCGCCACCACATCGGTGCCGACCGTCGAGGACGCCCGACGGGCATTCGACGGGTGGGGATGGGATTCGCCGCACGGACCGGTCGACCTGCGGCGGGGTGCGGCGCGCCACCCGGTGCACCTCGCGGTGGCGCGCGGCGTGGAACTTCGCGTCATCGCCAGGGTCCGCTGA